One Terriglobia bacterium genomic region harbors:
- a CDS encoding 8-oxoguanine deaminase, with product MGTILFQHALQIVTMNDRREKIHDGFVLVRENVIEKIGSGPFEGQADRVIDAAGKILLPGFVNCHHHLYQTLTRNIPEVQNVPLFDWLVALYEVWRELTLEGVYTSTKVGLAELLLSGCTTTTDHLYLVPRGVEGIHDEEIRAAREMGIRFHPTRGSMSRGRSQGGLPPDDVVQGEAEVMRDCERVVGRFHDASKFSMCRIALAPCSPFSVTPALMKGTIRYARQHGLRVHTHLAETSDEEEYCQKIYSCRPVELMQKLGWLGPDVWFAHCVHLNNAEVDLFAKTGTGVAHCPTSNMRLGSGIAPVPGLVEGGTPVGLAVDGSASNDTSNFLAEIRQALLLHRLPEAGRGGAVPRGTKPAASTPWMSAEDVLWMATRGGARVLGWADEIGSIEEGKAADLVLIDMNQLSFAGAMSDPLAAVVFSQSSNAVHTTMVNGKIVVEAGKILDLDLDALVASQNRLSTEMLSRSRKRNKESAS from the coding sequence TTGGGAACCATCCTGTTTCAGCACGCCCTGCAAATTGTTACGATGAACGACCGCCGTGAAAAAATTCATGACGGGTTTGTGCTGGTTCGGGAAAATGTCATTGAGAAGATAGGCTCTGGCCCTTTCGAAGGGCAGGCGGATCGCGTGATTGATGCCGCCGGGAAGATCCTTCTCCCAGGGTTTGTGAATTGCCACCATCATTTGTATCAGACCCTGACCCGAAACATCCCGGAAGTCCAAAATGTTCCCCTGTTTGACTGGTTGGTGGCACTCTATGAGGTGTGGCGTGAATTGACCCTCGAGGGGGTCTACACGAGCACCAAGGTCGGCCTGGCGGAGCTCTTGCTTTCAGGTTGCACAACCACCACAGATCATCTTTACCTGGTTCCCCGCGGAGTCGAAGGGATTCATGATGAAGAAATTCGTGCGGCTCGGGAGATGGGAATCCGGTTCCATCCGACCCGCGGGTCGATGTCCCGGGGCCGGTCCCAGGGCGGCCTGCCACCTGATGATGTGGTCCAGGGTGAGGCGGAGGTAATGCGGGATTGCGAGCGGGTGGTAGGGCGATTTCATGATGCCTCGAAGTTTTCCATGTGTCGCATCGCCCTTGCTCCCTGCTCCCCGTTCTCGGTCACTCCTGCGCTCATGAAGGGCACCATTCGATATGCCCGCCAGCATGGGTTGCGCGTGCACACACACCTGGCCGAGACCAGTGACGAGGAGGAATACTGTCAGAAGATTTACTCGTGCCGCCCGGTCGAGTTGATGCAGAAGCTGGGCTGGCTCGGGCCGGATGTTTGGTTTGCCCACTGTGTTCATCTGAACAATGCCGAGGTGGACCTTTTCGCGAAGACAGGCACCGGTGTCGCGCACTGTCCCACGTCGAATATGCGGCTCGGGAGCGGCATCGCCCCGGTCCCCGGTCTGGTTGAAGGAGGGACGCCTGTGGGGTTGGCAGTGGATGGCTCTGCCTCCAACGACACGTCAAATTTCCTCGCGGAAATCCGTCAGGCGCTGTTGCTTCACCGACTGCCCGAAGCCGGAAGGGGAGGAGCCGTTCCGCGGGGCACCAAACCCGCCGCTTCAACCCCATGGATGTCTGCGGAAGATGTTTTATGGATGGCAACGCGGGGAGGCGCCAGGGTTTTGGGTTGGGCCGATGAGATCGGCTCAATTGAAGAGGGCAAGGCGGCTGATTTGGTTCTTATCGACATGAACCAGCTCAGCTTTGCGGGAGCAATGAGTGACCCCCTGGCGGCCGTGGTGTTCTCGCAGTCATCCAATGCTGTGCACACCACGATGGTCAATGGTAAAATTGTGGTCGAGGCCGGCAAGATTCTAGATCTGGACCTGGATGCGCTCGTCGCATCCCAGAACCGCCTCTCGACAGAGATGTTAAGCCGTTCGCGGAAGAGAAACAAAGAGTCCGCAAGCTAA
- a CDS encoding (2Fe-2S)-binding protein, with the protein MKLSVALNGEQREFDVPANTSLLSLLREEAGCFSVKHGCETGDCGACAVIVDGKVVNTCILLAAQVDEREVITLEGVPWVKASMNDTSRPDEPSEAQEAGPEAGHKPSDSSAASRSSFQNPAAFSREEYPSAFESLHPLQQAFVDAHAIQCGYCTPGMILSSLALFVEKGLIDLPSIKRKTKVTPVKRKPGIKRRPPTEQEVREALAGNLCRCTGYFKPVEAVLRAAEKLVLEQK; encoded by the coding sequence ATGAAACTGTCGGTTGCCTTGAACGGGGAGCAAAGGGAATTTGATGTTCCTGCAAACACCAGCCTCTTGTCGTTGCTGAGGGAAGAAGCCGGTTGTTTCAGTGTGAAACATGGATGCGAAACGGGGGACTGCGGCGCCTGCGCGGTGATCGTTGATGGAAAAGTCGTAAATACCTGCATCCTCTTGGCAGCCCAGGTGGACGAGCGCGAGGTCATAACCCTTGAGGGCGTCCCCTGGGTGAAGGCCAGCATGAACGATACATCCCGCCCCGACGAGCCTTCTGAGGCCCAAGAGGCTGGTCCGGAAGCCGGGCACAAGCCTTCAGATTCCTCCGCTGCTTCGAGGTCTTCATTTCAGAATCCTGCGGCCTTTTCCCGGGAGGAGTATCCATCGGCTTTTGAATCGTTGCATCCCCTTCAGCAGGCCTTTGTCGACGCCCATGCGATTCAATGCGGATACTGCACGCCCGGGATGATCCTGTCGAGCCTGGCATTATTCGTTGAAAAGGGTTTGATCGACCTTCCATCCATCAAACGGAAGACCAAGGTCACGCCCGTAAAGAGAAAGCCCGGCATCAAGCGACGGCCTCCCACTGAACAGGAGGTCCGAGAGGCGTTGGCTGGGAATCTGTGCCGGTGTACAGGCTATTTCAAACCCGTCGAGGCGGTTCTTCGCGCTGCCGAGAAACTGGTTTTGGAGCAGAAGTGA
- a CDS encoding FAD binding domain-containing protein, translating into MLLNLRKYYRPRSIEAAVRLLSANPGRCVVLAGGTHLLAASRRDVEEVVDISSLKLRMLKREEGAVHIGAMATLQSILENPRLAKFANGILIGACRRNSVSRMIRNQRTVGGEICANWKRSDLATVLLALKARVKLMTLSLEEKEMSISDFWSMPAFRSGKTGIGQAIPGLLLEIVVSTPAPSGSAAFEHIEQIESQPSLVSGVAVLAFDENHQCTEARVALGSFAEVPCRLTPLESYLQGKVLTSEVIESTGSVGWGELRPISDARASGTYRQTIAAVLIQRLLRRCSKEK; encoded by the coding sequence ATGCTGCTTAACCTAAGAAAGTACTATCGTCCCCGCTCCATCGAAGCTGCCGTCCGCCTCCTCAGCGCAAATCCGGGGCGATGTGTCGTATTGGCGGGCGGGACCCATCTGCTGGCTGCTTCCCGCCGGGATGTCGAGGAGGTGGTTGATATCTCCTCGCTGAAGCTGAGAATGTTGAAGCGGGAAGAGGGAGCGGTCCACATCGGCGCGATGGCGACCCTCCAATCTATTCTCGAAAATCCGAGGCTGGCAAAATTCGCCAATGGAATCCTCATTGGGGCGTGCCGCCGCAACTCGGTGTCCCGAATGATCCGGAATCAGAGGACCGTGGGGGGAGAGATTTGCGCGAACTGGAAGCGGAGCGATCTGGCCACGGTCCTGCTGGCCCTCAAGGCGCGCGTCAAGCTCATGACCCTGTCGCTGGAAGAAAAGGAGATGTCGATTTCGGATTTCTGGTCAATGCCGGCGTTCCGGAGCGGGAAAACAGGAATCGGCCAGGCGATTCCGGGATTGCTCCTGGAAATCGTGGTGTCCACGCCTGCTCCCTCCGGCTCTGCCGCTTTTGAGCACATCGAGCAGATTGAATCCCAACCCAGCCTCGTTTCTGGGGTGGCGGTCCTGGCATTTGACGAAAATCATCAATGCACCGAAGCCCGGGTGGCATTAGGCTCTTTTGCTGAAGTGCCTTGCCGGCTCACCCCGCTTGAATCGTATTTGCAGGGAAAGGTGCTGACGTCGGAAGTGATTGAGTCCACCGGTTCAGTCGGCTGGGGCGAACTTCGCCCCATAAGTGATGCTCGAGCCTCGGGAACTTATCGACAGACGATCGCTGCGGTGCTGATCCAACGCTTACTCCGCCGGTGTTCGAAGGAGAAATAA